The following proteins are co-located in the Telopea speciosissima isolate NSW1024214 ecotype Mountain lineage chromosome 9, Tspe_v1, whole genome shotgun sequence genome:
- the LOC122640647 gene encoding putative ubiquitin-like-specific protease 1B has translation MTQKILDTCEMILTSLNEGRMLSISKWSLDRPQLPLQTNLHDCGVFMLKFMECWDGKLTENFSQDDMVFFRKKIQEDLVLFSKNNAKKDTSTKYGILFFTNRYY, from the exons ATGACACAGAAAATATTG GATACATGCGAGATGATTTTAACCTCGCTAAATGAGGGGAGGATGCTTTCAATTTCTAAATGGAGTCTAGATCGACCTCAACTTCCATTACAAACAAACCT GCATGATTGTGGTGTCTTCATGTTGAAGTTTATGGAATGTTGGGATGGAAAATTGACTGAAAATTTCTCACAG GATGACATGGTATTTTTCCGAAAGAAGATCCAGGAAGACTTGGTGCTATTCTCCAAAAACAATGCTAAAAAGGACACTTCAACAAAGTAtggcattttattttttaccaatAGATATTATTAG
- the LOC122639085 gene encoding ABC transporter C family member 3-like, whose translation MAIKVRAALFSIIYNKCLKLSSQSKQDHTSGENINLMSVDVERIGFFSWYLHNIWRVPLEIILALLILYKNLGLASLVAVVATMILMLSNVPLEKLQEKFQGELMDSKDRRMKVTSEALRNMRVLKLQGWDMKFLAKIIELRNSETRWLKKLLYLLATNSFVYSSAPMFVSMATFGFCMLMGIPLGSGNILSALATFEILQLPIYNVPNTISMIVQTKVSLDRIVSYLCLDDLHPNIVQKVPKDGGEVAVEIVNGNFSWDLHSPNLTLKDINIRVHHGMRVAICGSIGSGKSSLLSCILGEVPKVSGIIKLNGTKAYVAQSPWIQSGKIIDNILFGKAMDKERYEMILQACSLNKDLELCAFGDQTIIGERGINLSGGQKQRIQIARALYHDADIYLLDDPFSAVDVHTGNHLFKECLLGILSSKTVIYVTHQIEFLPSADLILVMRDGMIVQVGKYKEILSSGTDLMELVGAHKKALSDLNSVKRMAAKDNLINVEKDDNILCNEKSNQDDEKKEPKNCETKKLVRLQEQLVQEEKREKDGVSFSIYWKYITATYKGAFVPLILLAQILVKLLQIVSSYWMVLATPVSENVRHHDRGYTVIFVYVALIIGSSFCVLIRSMVIVTVGYKTATLLFNQMHSCIFRAPLSFFDSTPSGRILNRVSIDQSAVDSSIPQQIEELIISIIEFLGTAAVMSQVAWKMLIVFIPLTVTCIWYQW comes from the exons ATGGCAATTAAAGTTCGTGCTGCCTTGTTCTCAATAATTTATAACAAGTGTCTCAAGCTTTCAAGCCAATCAAAACAGGACCATACTAGTGGGGAGAATATTAATTTGATGAGTGTTGATGTAGAAAGGATTGGCTTTTTTAGTTGGTACTTGCATAATATATGGAGGGTGCCTCTTGAGATTATTCTAGCATTGTTGATCTTATACAAAAACCTTGGGCTTGCTTCACTTGTAGCTGTTGTTGCCACAATGATTTTGATGTTATCAAATGTTCCACTAGAAAAACTACAGGAAAAATTTCAAGGGGAATTGATGGATTCAAAAGATCGAAGGATGAAGGTGACATCTGAGGCTCTACGGAATATGAGGGTTCTCAAACTCCAGGGTTGGGATATGAAGTTCTTGGCTAAGATAATTGAGCTTAGAAACTCTGAAACAAGATGGTTAAAAAAGTTACTTTATTTATTGGCTACTAATTCCTTTGTCTACTCTTCTGCTCCCATGTTTGTATCTATGGCTACTTTCGGGTTTTGTATGCTAATGGGAATTCCATTAGGGTCAGGAAACATTCTATCCGCACTTGCAACATTTGAGATTTTACAATTGCCCATTTATAATGTCCCAAACACAATCTCCATGATAGTTCAGACTAAAGTTTCCCTTGATAGAATAGTCTCATACCTCTGTCTCGATGATCTTCATCCAAATATAGTACAGAAGGTTCCAAAAGATGGTGGCGAGGTTGCAGTTGAGATAGTAAATGGTAATTTCTCTTGGGATCTTCATTCCCCTAATCTCACATTAAAAGATATTAATATCCGAGTTCATCATGGTATGAGAGTGGCTATTTGTGGTTCTATTGGGTCAGGCAAGTCAAGCCTACTTTCATGCatattgggagaagtgccaaaGGTATCTGGAATCATTAAGTTAAATGGAACGAAAGCATATGTTGCACAATCACCTTGGATACAGAGTGGCAAGATAATAGATAATATATTATTTGGTAAGGCGATGGACAAGGAAAGGTACGAGATGATCCTCCAAGCATGTTCACTAAATAAGGACCTAGAATTATGTGCCTTTGGGGACCAAACTATCATAGGGGAGAGAGGGATCAACCTGAGTGGTGGACAGAAGCAAAGAATTCAAATTGCACGTGCTTTGTACCATGATGCTGATATTTATCTACTTGATGACCCTTTTAGTGCTGTGGATGTTCATACAGGAAATCATCTATTTAAG GAGTGTTTGCTGGGAATTTTGAGTTCAAAAACAGTAATTTATGTTACCCACCAAATAGAGTTTTTACCCTCTGCTGATCTTATCCTG GTTATGAGGGATGGAATGATTGTTCAGGtaggaaaatacaaagaaattcTTAGTTCAGGAACTGACTTGATGGAATTAGTGGGTGCACATAAGAAAGCTTTGTCAGATCTTAATTCTGTCAAGCGTATGGCTGCAAAGGataatttaattaatgttgaaAAGGATGATAATATTTTATGCAATGAGAAGTCTAATCAAGATGATGAGAAAAAGGAACCTAAAAACtgtgaaacaaaaaaattggttCGGTTACAAGAGCAGCTtgtccaagaagaaaagagagaaaaggatgGAGTTAGTTTTTCAATCTATTGGAAGTATATTACTGCAACATATAAAGGGGCTTTTGTACCATTGATATTACTGGCACAAATTCTTGTTAAGCTTCTTCAAATAGTCAGTAGTTATTGGATGGTGTTGGCTACTCCTGTTTCAGAGAATGTGAGACATCATGATAGAGGATACACAGTCATATTTGTTTATGTTGCTTTGATTATTGGAAGTTCTTTTTGTGTACTTATAAGGTCCATGGTCATTGTAACTGTTGGATACAAGACTGCCACTTTACTCTTTAACCAAATGCATTCGTGCATTTTTCgggctcccttgtcattttTCGATTCTACTCCAAGTGGAAGGATCCTAAATCGG GTATCCATAGATCAAAGTGCAGTTGATTCATCTATTCCACAACAAATTGAAGAACTTATTATCTCCATCATAGAATTCTTAGGAACTGCTGCAGTAATGTCACAAGTTGCATGGAAAATGTTAATTGTTTTTATTCCATTAACAGTGACATGCATCTGGTACCAG TGGTGA
- the LOC122639086 gene encoding ABC transporter C family member 3-like, whose translation FSLEGVLGLAVTYGLGFSLHGVVWDLNQLETKIISVERILQYTYIPSELPLLGEENRPAHEWPSQGKIDIIDLQVQYAPHLPLVLRGLTCTFPGGMKIGIVGRTGSGKSTLVQALFRVLEPTAGQIWIDGINISKINLHDLRSRLSIIPQDPTMFEGTVRSNLDPLEGYTDEEIWEALDRIQLGDEVRKKKGMLDSAVTENGENWSMGQRQLVCLGRALLKRSKVLVLDEATASVDTATDYLIQQTLRQHFSRSTVITIAHRITSILDINMVLLLDNGLVLEYDSPAKLLEIKSSSFSQLVKEYTQRCSS comes from the exons ttctctcttgaagGTGTTCTGGGTTTAGCAGTCACATATGGGCTTGGTTTCAGTTTGCATGGGGTTGTATGGGATCTTAATCAACTTGAGACAAAAATCATATCTGTTGAGAGAATACTACAATACACCTACATCCCTAGTGAACTTCCTCTATtgggagaagaaaataggcCAGCTCATGAATGGCCATCACAGGGGAAAATTGATATTATTGATCTGCAG GTCCAATATGCCCCACACCTTCCTCTTGTTTTGCGAGGTCTCACATGCACTTTCCCAGGAGGGATGAAGATTGGCATTGTTGGGCGAACAGGAAGTGGTAAATCAACTCTCGTACAAGCTCTCTTCCGTGTACTTGAACCTACAGCTGGTCAAATTTGGATAGATGGTAtcaacatctctaagattaacCTCCATGACTTGCGATCAAGATTGAGCATCATTCCGCAAGACCCAACAATGTTTGAGGGGACTGTAAGAAGCAATCTTGACCCGCTTGAAGGGTACACTGATGAAGAGATCTGGGAG GCTTTAGATAGAATCCAACTTGGTGATGAAgttagaaagaagaaagggatgcTTGATTCTGCAG TGACTGAGAATGGAGAGAATTGGAGCATGGGTCAAAGGCAATTAGTCTGTTTAGGACGGGCATTACTCAAGAGGAGTAAAGTATTAGTACTTGATGAAGCTACAGCATCAGTGGATACTGCAACTGACTATCTAATTCAGCAAACACTTAGGCAACACTTCTCAAGGTCTACTGTCATCACAATCGCACATAGGATAACGTCAATTCTTGATATCAATATGGTCCTCCTTCTTGATAATG GCCTTGTACTGGAATATGATTCCCCAGCCAAATTGCTAGAGATCAAATCCTCATCATTTTCACAGCTTGTTAAAGAGTATACTCAAAGATGTAGTTCCTAG